A genomic window from Panthera tigris isolate Pti1 chromosome B4, P.tigris_Pti1_mat1.1, whole genome shotgun sequence includes:
- the KCNJ4 gene encoding inward rectifier potassium channel 4 translates to MHGHSRNGQAHVPRRKRRNRFVKKNGQCNVYFANLSNKSQRYMADIFTTCVDTRWRYMLMIFSAAFLVSWLFFGLLFWCIAFFHGDLEAGPAAAAAAAAGGAAAAAAAGGGAPPGGGAAAPAAPKPCIMHVNGFLGAFLFSVETQTTIGYGFRCVTEECPLAVIAVVVQSIVGCVIDSFMIGTIMAKMARPKKRAQTLLFSHHAVISVRDGKLCLMWRVGNLRKSHIVEAHVRAQLIKPYMTQEGEYLPLDQRDLNVGYDIGLDRIFLVSPIIIVHEIDEDSPLYGMGKEELESEDFEIVVILEGMVEATAMTTQARSSYLASEILWGHRFEPVVFEEKSHYKVDYSRFHKTYEVAGTPCCSARELQESKITVLPAPPPPPSAFCYENELALMSQEEEVMEEEAAAAAAVAAGLGLEAGSKEEAGIIRMLEFGSHLDLERMQATLPLDNISYRRESAI, encoded by the coding sequence ATGCACGGGCACAGCCGCAACGGGCAGGCCCACGTGCCCCGGCGGAAACGCCGCAACCGCTTCGTCAAGAAGAACGGCCAATGCAACGTCTACTTCGCCAACCTGAGCAACAAGTCGCAGCGCTACATGGCGGACATCTTCACCACGTGCGTGGACACGCGCTGGCGCTACATGCTCATGATCTTCTCCGCGGCCTTCCTCGTCTCCTGGCTCTTCTTCGGCCTCCTCTTCTGGTGTATCGCCTTCTTCCACGGCGACCTGGAGGCcggcccggcggcggcggcggcggcggcggcggggggggcggcggcggcggcggcggcgggcgggggggcCCCGCCGGGCGGGGGCGCGGCGGCCCCGGCGGCccccaagccctgcatcatgcaCGTGAACGGCTTCCTGGGCGCCTTCCTGTTCTCGGTGGAGACGCAGACGACCATCGGCTACGGGTTCCGGTGCGTGACGGAGGAGTGCCCGCTGGCGGTCATCGCCGTGGTGGTCCAGTCCATCGTGGGCTGCGTCATCGACTCCTTCATGATCGGCACCATCATGGCCAAGATGGCCCGGCCCAAGAAGCGGGCGCAGACGCTGCTGTTCAGCCACCACGCGGTCATCTCGGTGCGCGACGGCAAGCTGTGCCTGATGTGGCGCGTGGGCAACCTGCGCAAGAGCCACATCGTGGAGGCCCACGTGCGGGCCCAGCTCATCAAGCCCTACATGACCCAGGAGGGCGAGTACCTGCCGCTGGACCAGCGGGACCTCAACGTGGGCTACGACATCGGCCTGGACCGCATCTTCCTGGTGTCGCCCATCATCATCGTCCACGAGATCGACGAGGACAGCCCGCTCTACGGCATGGGCAAGGAGGAGCTGGAGTCGGAGGACTTTGAGATCGTGGTCATCCTCGAGGGCATGGTGGAGGCCACCGCCATGACCACCCAGGCCCGCAGCTCCTACCTGGCCAGCGAGATCCTGTGGGGCCACCGCTTCGAGCCCGTGGTCTTCGAGGAGAAGAGCCACTATAAGGTGGACTACTCGCGCTTCCACAAGACCTATGAGGTGGCCGGCACGCCCTGCTGCTCGGCCCGGGAGCTGCAGGAGAGCAAGATCACCGTGctgcccgccccgccgcccccgcccagTGCCTTCTGCTACGAGAACGAGCTGGCCCTCATGagccaggaggaggaggtgatggaggaggaggccgcggccgccgcggccgTGGCCGCAGGCCTGGGCCTGGAGGCGGGCTCCAAGGAGGAGGCGGGCATCATCCGAATGCTGGAGTTTGGCAGCCACCTGGATCTGGAGCGCATGCAAGCCACCCTCCCGCTGGACAACATCTCCTACCGCAGGGAGTCCGCCATCTGA